Proteins from a single region of Stappia sp. ES.058:
- a CDS encoding ABC transporter permease codes for MTEKAVSPWRNLWARFREDRIALAALVVVGIILLLALFAPYIAPQDPYDLSGLSLRDARRPPGWVGSGGYVHWLGTDAQGRDLLSAILYGLGVSIQIGIFAGAVGLVIGTSIGILAAYHRGWFETVLMRVIDLQLSFPPILLALVLVAALGQGKAQLIAALVAAQYAYFARTAFGAASAERSKDYIEAARATPLSNTRIVFRHILPNAMPALIVVATVQVAYAIALESTLSFLGLGLPVTEPSLGMLISNGVKYMMSGRYWISVYPGIALIILIVAINLVGDHVRDILNPRLNR; via the coding sequence ATGACCGAAAAAGCCGTTTCCCCCTGGCGAAACCTCTGGGCGCGCTTTCGCGAGGATCGCATCGCGCTGGCCGCTCTTGTCGTCGTCGGCATTATCCTGCTGCTGGCGCTGTTCGCGCCCTATATCGCGCCGCAGGATCCCTATGACCTGTCGGGTCTGTCGCTTCGCGACGCGCGGCGTCCGCCGGGATGGGTCGGATCGGGCGGTTATGTCCACTGGCTCGGGACGGATGCGCAGGGCCGCGATCTCCTGTCCGCGATCCTCTACGGTCTCGGCGTGTCGATCCAGATCGGCATCTTCGCCGGTGCCGTCGGCCTTGTGATAGGGACGTCAATCGGCATTCTCGCGGCCTATCATCGCGGCTGGTTCGAAACCGTGCTGATGCGCGTCATCGACCTTCAGCTGTCCTTCCCGCCGATCCTTCTGGCGCTCGTTCTGGTCGCGGCGCTTGGCCAGGGCAAGGCGCAGCTGATCGCGGCGCTTGTTGCCGCCCAGTATGCCTACTTTGCGAGAACGGCGTTCGGGGCAGCCTCCGCCGAACGCTCCAAGGATTACATCGAGGCGGCGCGCGCCACGCCGTTGTCCAACACGCGCATCGTGTTCCGTCACATCCTGCCGAACGCGATGCCGGCGCTGATCGTCGTCGCGACGGTACAGGTCGCCTATGCCATCGCCCTGGAATCGACGCTGTCGTTCCTCGGGCTCGGGCTTCCGGTCACCGAGCCGTCGCTCGGCATGCTGATTTCCAACGGCGTGAAATACATGATGTCCGGCCGCTACTGGATTTCGGTCTATCCGGGGATCGCCCTGATCATCCTGATCGTCGCCATCAATCTTGTCGGGGACCACGTGCGCGACATCTTGAACCCGAGGCTGAACCGATGA
- a CDS encoding ABC transporter ATP-binding protein → MSGAPTTMTDAPILEVNDLRTHFDTRAGVVKAVDGVSFSLQKGEIIGLVGESGSGKSVTGFSLIGLVDPPGRIVSGSVKLDGQELVGLSAGAHRKVRGARIAMVFQDPMMTLNPVLTIGQQMQLALNAHETLSKSAARARSADALTRVGIPDAHARLDAYPHQFSGGMRQRVAIAIALLHGTRVIVADEPTTALDVSIQAQILSEMRELAREMGTALVWISHDLSTVSALADKILVMYAGRIVEEGPTAQVLRAPRHPYTAGLLRSLPAMAEPGADLEQIPGTTPSLLNLPQGCPFRPRCDRATELCSETPSMTRDNGRGYRCHYPLQDGTTA, encoded by the coding sequence ATGAGCGGCGCGCCGACCACCATGACCGATGCGCCGATCCTCGAGGTAAACGACCTCAGGACCCATTTTGACACCCGCGCAGGCGTGGTGAAGGCCGTCGACGGCGTTTCCTTCTCGCTTCAAAAGGGCGAGATCATCGGGCTCGTCGGCGAATCCGGCTCGGGAAAGTCGGTTACCGGCTTTTCGCTGATCGGCCTCGTTGATCCTCCGGGGCGGATCGTTTCCGGCTCCGTGAAGCTCGACGGACAGGAACTCGTCGGCCTGAGCGCGGGCGCGCATCGAAAGGTACGCGGCGCGCGCATCGCGATGGTGTTCCAGGACCCAATGATGACGCTCAATCCCGTGCTCACCATCGGCCAGCAGATGCAACTGGCATTGAACGCCCACGAGACGCTTTCGAAATCCGCGGCCCGGGCGCGCTCGGCGGACGCGCTGACACGGGTCGGCATCCCCGATGCGCACGCGCGTCTCGACGCCTATCCGCATCAGTTTTCCGGCGGCATGCGCCAGCGCGTCGCAATCGCGATTGCGCTTCTTCACGGCACCAGGGTGATCGTCGCGGACGAGCCGACGACCGCGCTCGACGTGTCGATCCAGGCGCAAATCCTGAGCGAAATGCGCGAGCTCGCCAGGGAAATGGGGACCGCGCTCGTCTGGATCAGCCACGACCTGTCCACCGTGTCCGCGCTCGCAGACAAGATCCTCGTCATGTACGCGGGTCGGATCGTCGAGGAGGGCCCGACGGCGCAGGTGCTGCGGGCGCCACGTCATCCCTATACGGCCGGGCTCTTGCGCTCGCTGCCGGCAATGGCCGAACCGGGCGCGGATCTGGAGCAGATCCCCGGAACGACGCCGTCGCTCCTGAACCTGCCGCAAGGATGCCCGTTCCGTCCGCGCTGCGACCGCGCGACGGAGCTTTGCAGCGAGACGCCGTCGATGACACGCGACAACGGGCGGGGATATCGCTGTCACTATCCCCTCCAGGACGGGACAACCGCATGA
- a CDS encoding ABC transporter ATP-binding protein: MSDAFITIEDVYKRFSPPISLTDKIVARLGARVDTRPVRAVDGVTLRVERGKTLGLVGESGCGKSTLGRMIAGIMEPTSGQVRIDGEPVMTGGKKAGTRIQTIFQDPFASLDPRMRVGDIIAEGPIAHGLTTKADAKAYVAEYLERAGLDGSFVERFPHQFSGGQRQRIAIARALAMQPDVLVCDEPVASLDVSIQAQIVNLFLKLRREMAITLVFISHDLSVVRHVSDDVAIMYLGRIVEAGKTSEVYADPKHPYTQGLMESVPRLRIDEDELVHFKPILGEIPSPLDPPPGCHFNPRCPIAEALCRKDDPRLRALSPGHEAACHLAE, from the coding sequence ATGAGCGACGCCTTCATCACCATCGAGGACGTCTACAAGCGCTTTTCGCCGCCCATCTCGCTGACGGACAAGATCGTCGCGAGGCTCGGCGCGAGGGTGGACACGCGACCCGTGCGCGCCGTGGACGGTGTGACGCTTCGCGTCGAACGCGGCAAGACGCTCGGACTTGTCGGAGAATCGGGGTGCGGAAAATCGACCCTGGGGCGGATGATTGCCGGGATCATGGAACCGACGTCCGGGCAGGTGCGCATCGATGGCGAACCGGTCATGACGGGCGGGAAGAAGGCCGGCACCCGCATTCAGACGATCTTTCAGGACCCCTTCGCCTCGCTCGATCCCCGGATGCGGGTGGGTGACATCATCGCCGAGGGGCCGATTGCCCACGGGCTGACGACCAAGGCCGATGCCAAGGCCTATGTCGCCGAATATCTGGAACGCGCCGGCCTCGACGGCTCCTTCGTCGAGCGGTTTCCGCATCAGTTTTCCGGCGGTCAGCGGCAGCGGATCGCGATCGCGCGCGCGCTTGCCATGCAGCCCGACGTTCTGGTTTGCGACGAGCCGGTGGCCTCGCTCGATGTGTCGATCCAGGCCCAGATCGTCAATCTGTTCCTGAAGCTCAGGCGCGAGATGGCGATCACGCTTGTGTTCATCTCGCATGACCTGTCGGTCGTGCGCCATGTCTCGGACGATGTGGCGATCATGTATCTGGGACGTATCGTCGAGGCCGGAAAAACCAGCGAGGTCTACGCCGACCCCAAGCATCCCTATACGCAGGGGTTGATGGAGAGCGTGCCCAGATTGCGTATCGACGAGGACGAACTGGTTCACTTCAAGCCGATCCTGGGGGAGATCCCGTCGCCGCTTGATCCGCCGCCCGGCTGCCATTTCAATCCGCGCTGCCCGATCGCCGAAGCGCTCTGCCGCAAGGACGATCCGAGGTTGAGAGCGCTTTCGCCGGGGCATGAGGCAGCCTGTCATCTGGCCGAATGA
- a CDS encoding LacI family DNA-binding transcriptional regulator, which translates to MEPKPPKSDLPTLEDVARAAGVSTATVSRTLNSPDQVSEATRQRVMASVRALRYSPNFGARALAAKRTNTYGAVIPTMENAIFARGLEAFQKVLVANGATMLVASSSYDPQIEEDQIRTMVARGADGILLIGTQRDPEIYDFLKERHIPVVIAWTGTGVPALSCVGFDNVDAARMLASRAIELGHRRIAFISAYTQNNDRARDRVAGARQALEAAGLEPAEMPVLETKYSIQCGRDAFVELMQNNPRPTLVMCGNDVLAAGAVRAAHELHLDVPGDVSITGFDDIELATVISPTLTTVHVPHRQMGGLAAEALLAQVRDDSGPQHVNLETYIVERRSLAAPGVGPTFAAGRLR; encoded by the coding sequence ATGGAGCCGAAGCCGCCAAAATCCGACCTGCCGACACTGGAAGATGTCGCCAGGGCCGCCGGCGTATCCACCGCAACCGTCTCGCGGACCTTGAACTCTCCCGATCAGGTTTCCGAAGCCACCCGTCAGCGCGTCATGGCCTCCGTGCGCGCCTTGCGCTACTCGCCGAATTTCGGGGCACGGGCGCTCGCCGCCAAGCGCACCAACACCTATGGCGCCGTCATTCCGACGATGGAAAACGCGATCTTCGCGCGCGGTCTCGAGGCTTTCCAGAAGGTGCTTGTCGCCAATGGCGCGACGATGCTGGTCGCCAGTTCCTCCTACGATCCGCAAATCGAAGAAGACCAGATCCGCACGATGGTCGCCCGTGGCGCGGACGGCATCCTGCTGATCGGCACGCAACGCGATCCGGAGATCTATGATTTCCTCAAGGAGAGACATATCCCGGTCGTCATCGCCTGGACGGGAACCGGCGTCCCGGCACTGTCCTGCGTCGGCTTCGACAACGTGGACGCAGCGCGCATGCTCGCAAGCAGGGCGATCGAACTCGGTCATCGGCGGATCGCCTTCATTTCCGCTTACACGCAAAACAACGACCGCGCGCGCGACCGTGTTGCGGGCGCTAGACAGGCGCTGGAGGCCGCGGGACTTGAGCCGGCCGAGATGCCGGTCCTGGAAACCAAATACTCCATCCAGTGTGGACGTGATGCATTCGTCGAACTGATGCAGAACAACCCGCGCCCGACACTGGTGATGTGCGGAAACGATGTGCTTGCCGCCGGCGCGGTACGCGCGGCGCACGAACTGCATCTCGATGTTCCTGGCGACGTCTCGATAACCGGATTCGACGATATCGAACTTGCAACGGTAATTTCGCCGACGCTGACGACGGTCCATGTGCCCCACCGCCAGATGGGCGGGCTCGCCGCCGAAGCGCTGCTGGCACAGGTTCGCGACGATTCGGGTCCGCAGCACGTCAATCTCGAGACCTACATCGTTGAGCGCCGCTCTCTCGCCGCGCCCGGCGTCGGGCCGACCTTTGCCGCCGGCCGGCTGCGCTGA
- a CDS encoding TRAP transporter substrate-binding protein — protein MTSDDTIQSAERRNFLKLTSAGAFTAAIVAGAGGLLWSSEASAQTAKEEREREAAADHVMTIATAYVLGASRSYPILQLDLKENIQNATNGKVYVKLAPGGQLGAGGALVQKVQGGTIQAAQHSLSNFAPFAPAADLINLPYFCGSNQRFVNLVNSKAWTDQVHPKVEAKGFKPLFYVVIDPRVVAVRKGGNAVITPSDLSGVKFRVPGSEMLQQYYRLVGANPTPVAWGETPSAIKQGVADALDPSVGALYVFGFKDILSHVTFTQAVPDSQIYSCNLEWFNSLPADVQEGIEFASEITAQQNLAKVPAARNYAMAELRKSGVEFHSLSDDQLAEWKEAGGYQRSEWDGFKADLAGSMDTFAQFDEAAGTMGRYYVHDA, from the coding sequence ATGACTTCAGACGACACGATCCAATCGGCCGAGCGCCGCAATTTTCTCAAGCTGACCAGTGCGGGTGCGTTTACCGCCGCGATTGTCGCCGGCGCGGGCGGCCTGTTGTGGTCCTCGGAAGCCTCGGCCCAGACGGCCAAGGAAGAAAGGGAACGCGAAGCGGCGGCCGATCACGTGATGACGATCGCCACGGCCTATGTGCTTGGCGCGTCGCGCAGCTACCCCATTCTTCAGCTTGATCTGAAGGAAAACATCCAGAACGCCACCAACGGCAAGGTCTATGTGAAACTTGCGCCCGGCGGCCAGTTGGGGGCGGGCGGCGCGCTTGTCCAGAAAGTGCAGGGTGGCACCATTCAGGCCGCGCAGCATTCGCTCTCGAATTTCGCCCCTTTCGCGCCGGCGGCGGATTTGATCAATCTTCCCTACTTCTGCGGGTCCAACCAGCGCTTCGTGAATCTGGTGAACTCGAAAGCTTGGACGGATCAGGTGCACCCGAAGGTCGAGGCCAAGGGCTTCAAGCCGCTTTTCTACGTGGTGATCGATCCGCGCGTTGTCGCCGTGCGCAAGGGCGGCAATGCCGTGATCACGCCGAGTGATCTCTCGGGTGTGAAGTTCCGCGTGCCGGGCTCCGAGATGCTGCAGCAGTACTACCGTCTGGTCGGGGCAAACCCGACGCCGGTCGCCTGGGGCGAAACGCCGTCTGCCATCAAGCAGGGCGTGGCGGATGCGCTCGATCCGTCGGTCGGCGCGCTTTATGTCTTCGGCTTCAAGGACATCCTGAGCCATGTGACCTTCACGCAGGCGGTGCCCGACAGCCAGATCTACTCGTGCAACCTGGAATGGTTCAACAGCCTGCCGGCCGACGTTCAGGAAGGCATCGAGTTTGCCTCCGAGATCACCGCGCAGCAGAATCTGGCGAAGGTCCCCGCCGCCCGCAACTACGCGATGGCGGAGCTGCGCAAGTCCGGGGTCGAGTTCCATTCGCTCAGCGACGATCAACTGGCGGAATGGAAGGAGGCCGGCGGCTACCAGCGCAGTGAATGGGACGGGTTCAAGGCCGATCTGGCCGGTTCGATGGACACCTTCGCCCAGTTCGACGAGGCGGCTGGCACCATGGGCCGTTACTACGTCCACGACGCGTAG
- a CDS encoding TRAP transporter small permease, whose protein sequence is MLKILNANAERWALLGFYVMLVLTMAIEVVRREIFAYSSIWGEEIVRYSFIYLAWIGAASAVRERAHIRIDVILHYLGPRGKAFIYILGDVVMFAVALVALYWSFETVLVSWKFGSVTDGLRVSKVWFLMAVPVGFSLMVVRLIQSFAHDLQSLRTGAPVFEGNKMFD, encoded by the coding sequence ATGTTGAAAATCCTTAATGCAAACGCGGAGCGATGGGCGCTCCTTGGCTTCTACGTCATGCTCGTACTGACGATGGCCATCGAGGTCGTACGCCGCGAGATCTTCGCCTATTCGTCGATATGGGGCGAGGAGATCGTGCGCTACTCGTTCATCTATCTCGCCTGGATCGGCGCCGCGTCGGCGGTTCGCGAACGTGCCCACATCCGCATCGACGTGATCCTTCACTACCTCGGCCCGCGGGGCAAGGCGTTCATCTACATCCTTGGCGATGTGGTGATGTTCGCGGTGGCGCTGGTCGCGCTCTACTGGTCGTTCGAGACGGTGCTTGTGTCCTGGAAGTTCGGCTCCGTCACCGACGGTCTGCGGGTGTCCAAGGTGTGGTTCCTGATGGCTGTACCGGTCGGCTTTTCGCTGATGGTCGTCCGGCTGATTCAGTCATTCGCCCACGATCTGCAATCCCTTCGAACCGGTGCTCCGGTCTTCGAAGGCAACAAGATGTTTGATTGA
- a CDS encoding TRAP transporter large permease, which translates to MLWQQQLGAVELGWDFYLPVLIFVAMCALAIPVWAAIGSAAIAMLYLSGALPLSLLGESLFDGIDAFALTAIPLFILTGDVLVRTGLSRKFLDVAEALTCWTKGGFGSATVLVCGMFAAISGSDAAGAAAVGRMTISRLVESGYPRPYACALVAAGACTGILIPPSIAYIIIGLVLGISASTLFLAAVIPGIAILLSILITNIVMNRIYSFEGGAPMTFGEWAARLGTTLKSGWYAFLVPGIIFYGIFSGRLTPTEAGATAVIVTIILGFILKTLKLSDFPSMLISSAKVNGVILPIIAFSLPLAQALAIMGVPQGFVAAATGVSDNPTVLIIMMILILVAAGCVMETTPNIVILAPILKPLADNIGMNEIQFCIMMITALGVGFITPPLGLNLFVVSGLTGESILRIAVYAVPFVLCMLIVVLLIAFVPAISTTLLPAIYQ; encoded by the coding sequence ATGCTGTGGCAACAACAACTTGGTGCGGTTGAACTCGGCTGGGATTTTTACTTGCCGGTCCTGATCTTCGTGGCGATGTGCGCGCTTGCGATCCCTGTCTGGGCCGCGATCGGCTCGGCCGCCATCGCGATGCTCTATCTCTCGGGCGCGCTCCCGCTTTCCCTGCTGGGTGAATCCCTGTTCGACGGCATCGATGCCTTCGCACTGACCGCGATCCCGCTCTTCATCCTCACCGGCGACGTTCTCGTGCGCACCGGGCTCAGTCGGAAATTCCTGGATGTGGCCGAGGCGCTGACCTGCTGGACGAAGGGGGGCTTCGGCTCCGCCACCGTACTGGTCTGCGGCATGTTCGCGGCAATCTCCGGCTCGGACGCGGCCGGTGCTGCGGCTGTCGGGCGGATGACGATCTCGCGTCTCGTGGAAAGCGGATATCCGCGACCCTATGCCTGCGCTCTGGTTGCAGCCGGTGCCTGTACCGGCATTCTGATCCCGCCGTCCATCGCCTACATCATCATCGGGCTTGTTCTAGGGATTTCGGCATCGACGCTGTTTCTTGCCGCCGTCATTCCGGGCATCGCCATCCTGCTCTCCATTCTCATCACCAACATCGTGATGAACCGCATCTATTCCTTCGAGGGCGGCGCTCCGATGACCTTCGGCGAGTGGGCCGCGCGTCTGGGGACCACGCTGAAGTCGGGCTGGTACGCGTTCCTGGTGCCGGGGATCATCTTCTACGGGATCTTTTCCGGGCGTTTGACGCCGACCGAAGCCGGCGCGACCGCCGTCATCGTGACGATCATTCTCGGCTTCATCCTGAAGACGCTGAAGCTCTCCGACTTTCCCTCGATGCTGATCAGTTCCGCCAAGGTCAATGGCGTCATCCTGCCGATCATCGCCTTCTCGCTGCCGCTGGCGCAGGCGCTTGCCATCATGGGCGTGCCGCAAGGCTTCGTCGCAGCGGCCACAGGCGTGTCCGACAACCCGACCGTCCTGATCATCATGATGATCCTGATCCTGGTCGCGGCCGGATGCGTGATGGAGACGACGCCGAATATCGTGATCCTTGCGCCGATCCTGAAGCCGCTCGCCGACAACATCGGCATGAACGAGATCCAGTTCTGCATCATGATGATCACGGCTCTTGGTGTCGGGTTCATCACGCCGCCCCTTGGATTGAACCTCTTTGTCGTATCGGGCCTCACCGGCGAATCGATCCTCAGGATAGCCGTCTACGCTGTGCCCTTCGTCCTATGCATGCTGATCGTGGTTCTCTTGATCGCCTTCGTTCCGGCGATCTCCACGACGCTGCTTCCAGCAATCTACCAGTAG
- the hisD gene encoding histidinol dehydrogenase yields MSRKYLKKADLTPTSGASDVRDTVQSILDDIETRGEAAAREYAAKFDRYDGAIKLSRAEIDAAIAKVPEKLKQDIQFAHDNVRRFAEAQKATLKDIEVEVVPGLIAGQKSIPVRAAGCYIPGGRYSHIASAIMTVTTAKVAGCGSITACSPPRPDIGIAPAIIYAADLCGADTILAMGGVQGVASMAFGLFDLPKADILVGPGNQFVAEAKRILFGRVGIDMFAGPTDSLILADETADAEIVAADLVGQAEHGYNSPVWLVTDNEPLARKVMEIVPRLIADLPEMNGKNAEAAWRDYAEVIVCDDREEMAATSDDYAPEHLTVQAQDLDWWLERLQCYGSLFLGEETTVAFGDKASGTNHVLPTSGAANYTGGLSVHKYMKIVTWQRATRDGAKPVAEATARISRLEGMEGHARTADIRLKKYFPDETFDLTSGM; encoded by the coding sequence ATGTCCCGCAAATATCTCAAGAAAGCCGATCTCACGCCGACCAGCGGTGCCTCCGATGTGCGTGATACGGTTCAGTCCATCCTCGACGATATCGAAACCCGGGGCGAGGCCGCGGCGCGTGAATATGCGGCGAAGTTCGACCGCTACGACGGTGCGATCAAGCTTTCGCGTGCAGAGATCGATGCCGCGATCGCCAAGGTGCCGGAAAAGCTGAAGCAGGATATCCAGTTCGCCCACGACAACGTGCGCCGCTTCGCGGAAGCCCAGAAGGCCACGTTGAAGGACATCGAGGTCGAGGTCGTTCCGGGCCTGATCGCCGGTCAAAAGAGCATTCCTGTGCGTGCGGCCGGCTGTTACATCCCGGGCGGTCGCTACAGCCATATCGCGTCCGCGATCATGACTGTGACGACGGCGAAGGTGGCCGGCTGCGGCAGCATTACGGCCTGCTCGCCGCCGCGTCCGGACATCGGGATCGCGCCGGCCATCATCTACGCGGCCGATCTGTGCGGTGCCGATACGATCCTCGCCATGGGTGGCGTGCAGGGTGTGGCCTCCATGGCTTTCGGGCTGTTCGACCTGCCGAAGGCGGATATTCTTGTCGGTCCCGGCAACCAGTTCGTCGCCGAAGCCAAGCGCATATTGTTCGGACGCGTCGGCATCGACATGTTCGCGGGCCCGACAGACAGCCTTATTCTGGCCGACGAGACGGCCGATGCGGAAATCGTCGCGGCCGACCTCGTCGGACAGGCGGAGCACGGCTACAATTCGCCTGTCTGGCTCGTGACCGACAACGAACCGCTGGCGCGGAAGGTCATGGAGATCGTTCCCCGGCTGATCGCTGATCTTCCGGAGATGAACGGCAAGAACGCTGAGGCCGCCTGGCGCGACTATGCCGAGGTGATCGTTTGCGACGACCGGGAAGAAATGGCGGCAACCTCCGACGACTATGCGCCGGAGCACCTGACGGTTCAGGCGCAGGATCTCGACTGGTGGCTGGAGCGCCTGCAGTGCTACGGATCGCTGTTTCTCGGCGAGGAGACAACGGTTGCCTTCGGCGACAAGGCGTCCGGTACCAATCACGTCCTGCCGACCTCGGGGGCCGCGAATTACACCGGCGGCCTGTCGGTTCACAAATACATGAAAATCGTCACGTGGCAGCGGGCCACCCGCGACGGCGCAAAGCCCGTCGCAGAGGCAACGGCGCGCATCTCGCGGCTTGAGGGGATGGAAGGCCATGCCCGCACGGCGGACATCCGGCTGAAGAAATACTTCCCGGATGAGACCTTCGATCTCACGTCGGGGATGTGA
- a CDS encoding SDR family NAD(P)-dependent oxidoreductase: MSSLSPTALFDLTGRVACVTGASAGLGRRAADVLIAAGAQVVGVARRSDALEGWAREAGDNAAYVVGDLSQREAVAGIAERVSDAFGPPDILVNAAGINTREPADEITPEGWDVTLNLNLAAPFFLAQAFAPGMRDRKWGRILNFASLQSHRAFPAGLSYGVSKGGVVQMTRAMAEAWSADGITANAIGPGFFRTELTAAVFADPERAARNAAATCIGRNGEPSDIDGPVLFLCSEASGYVTGQTLMVDGGFTAK; encoded by the coding sequence ATGTCATCCTTATCCCCCACCGCATTGTTTGACCTGACGGGCAGGGTCGCCTGCGTCACCGGTGCCAGCGCCGGCCTTGGCCGGCGTGCAGCCGACGTTCTGATTGCCGCCGGTGCGCAGGTGGTTGGCGTGGCCCGTCGCTCCGACGCCCTTGAGGGCTGGGCACGGGAGGCAGGAGACAATGCCGCCTATGTCGTCGGCGATCTGTCGCAGCGTGAGGCGGTCGCCGGGATCGCGGAGCGCGTGAGCGACGCATTCGGCCCGCCGGACATTTTGGTCAATGCCGCCGGCATCAACACCCGTGAGCCGGCCGACGAGATCACGCCGGAGGGCTGGGACGTCACGCTCAACCTCAATCTCGCGGCGCCTTTCTTTCTGGCACAGGCGTTTGCGCCGGGTATGCGAGACCGGAAATGGGGGCGCATTCTCAACTTCGCGTCGCTGCAAAGCCACCGGGCGTTTCCCGCCGGCCTGTCCTATGGCGTATCGAAGGGCGGTGTGGTGCAAATGACGCGGGCGATGGCGGAAGCCTGGTCGGCGGACGGCATCACCGCCAATGCCATCGGGCCAGGCTTTTTTCGCACCGAACTGACGGCCGCCGTCTTCGCCGATCCTGAGCGCGCGGCGCGCAATGCGGCCGCCACTTGCATCGGGCGCAACGGCGAGCCATCGGATATCGATGGCCCGGTGCTGTTCCTGTGTTCGGAGGCGAGCGGCTACGTCACCGGCCAGACACTGATGGTCGACGGGGGGTTCACCGCGAAATGA
- a CDS encoding zinc-binding dehydrogenase, producing MKALFYTGEKTLELRDAEDPVPAEGEVLVRVESVGICGSDMHAYLGHDERRPAPLILGHEAAGTVVSGPETGRRVTVNPLVTCMTCDACRSGRENICAERQIISMPPREGAFAQFLAMPERNLVTVPDHVSFDHAALAEPIACGWHAVKMAQRSLFKPLAEARVLVIGGGAIGVGAALSLKAQGASGVTVVEPNAARCAYLVEQVKLDARDPAAVDADRMFDLIVDAVGYSATREEASRRAAPGAVVVHIGLGQASGGLDVRRMTLQEITFIGTYTYTANDFRETAAAIFDGRLGALDWVRKRPLEEGAAAFADLLSGSVNAPKIILKPHLT from the coding sequence ATGAAAGCGCTTTTCTATACCGGCGAGAAGACGCTGGAATTGCGAGACGCCGAAGATCCCGTACCTGCGGAGGGCGAGGTGCTCGTGCGCGTCGAAAGCGTCGGGATCTGCGGCTCGGACATGCATGCCTATCTCGGCCATGACGAGCGCCGACCGGCGCCCTTGATACTCGGACATGAGGCTGCGGGAACGGTGGTTTCCGGACCGGAAACGGGACGGCGCGTCACCGTCAACCCGCTGGTGACCTGCATGACCTGCGATGCGTGCCGCTCGGGCCGGGAAAATATTTGCGCCGAGCGCCAGATCATCTCCATGCCGCCGCGCGAAGGCGCGTTTGCGCAGTTTCTCGCCATGCCCGAGCGCAACCTCGTCACAGTGCCGGATCACGTGTCGTTCGACCACGCCGCCCTGGCGGAACCGATTGCCTGCGGCTGGCATGCCGTGAAGATGGCGCAGCGGTCGTTGTTCAAGCCGCTGGCGGAAGCCCGCGTTCTGGTGATCGGCGGCGGTGCAATCGGGGTTGGTGCAGCGCTGTCGCTCAAGGCACAGGGCGCTTCGGGCGTCACCGTGGTGGAACCGAATGCCGCGCGGTGCGCCTATCTCGTCGAGCAGGTTAAGCTCGACGCCCGCGACCCGGCAGCCGTCGATGCGGATCGCATGTTTGATCTGATTGTCGATGCAGTCGGCTATTCGGCCACGCGCGAGGAGGCGTCCCGGCGTGCGGCCCCGGGAGCGGTGGTCGTCCACATCGGACTGGGGCAGGCGAGCGGCGGCCTCGATGTCCGCCGCATGACGCTGCAGGAAATCACCTTCATCGGCACCTACACCTACACGGCAAACGACTTCCGCGAGACAGCGGCCGCCATTTTCGACGGTCGCCTGGGCGCGCTTGACTGGGTGCGGAAGCGCCCGCTGGAGGAGGGCGCGGCGGCGTTTGCCGATCTTCTCTCCGGCTCTGTCAACGCGCCGAAGATCATCCTGAAACCACATCTCACCTGA
- a CDS encoding UxaA family hydrolase: MAEIPQLLVHQAEDNVGVVVVEGLKAGTDMLCCVTHDNSTFRLTSKADVPIGHKIALTDLKSGDTAIKYGEDIGKFIADIEKGAHVHTHNCKTKRW; the protein is encoded by the coding sequence ATGGCTGAAATTCCTCAATTGCTCGTCCACCAAGCGGAGGACAACGTCGGTGTCGTCGTCGTCGAGGGGCTCAAGGCCGGCACCGACATGCTGTGCTGCGTCACGCATGACAATTCGACGTTTCGCCTGACGTCCAAGGCGGATGTGCCGATTGGGCACAAGATCGCGCTGACGGATCTGAAGTCAGGCGACACCGCGATCAAATACGGTGAGGATATCGGCAAGTTCATCGCCGACATCGAAAAGGGCGCTCACGTCCACACCCACAATTGCAAAACCAAGCGCTGGTAA